The DNA segment GCAGGGCGAGCGAGTTGACGAAGAAGCCGACGAGGTCGTGCAGATCCTCCTCGGGCCGGCCCGCCACCGGAGTGCCCACGACCACGTCCGGCCCCGCCCCGGCCGCGGCCAGCGCGGCGCACAGGGCGGCCCGTGCGGTCATGAAGAACGTCGCGCGATGGGCGCGGGCGGTGGCGGCGAGCGCCTTGTGGGCGGTGGCGGAGAGGCGGGCGGTGACCAGCGCTCCCCGGTGGCTCGGTTCGGCGGGGCGGGGACGGTCGGCGGGCAGCCGGGTCGCGGCCGGGGCGCCGTCCAGCTCCGCGCGCCAGTGGGCGAGTTGTTCGTACGCCAGGCTGTCGGGGTCGGCGGGGTCGCCGAGCATGTCCCGCTGCCACAGCGCATAGTCCGCGTACTGCACGGGCAGGGGTTCCCACCCGGGTGCGCGGCCCTCGCACCGGGCCGTGTAGGCACGGTCGAGGTCCTTGAGCAGACAGCCGACGGACCAGCCGTCCGTCGCGATGTGATGGACGAGCAGCACCAGCACCGAATCGCCGCCGTGCACCGTGAACAGCCGGGCCCGCAGCGGCAGATCGCGGGTCACGTCGAACGGCAGCCGCGCGAAGGCGGTGACCCGCGCGTCCACGTCGTCGCCCGGCCCGCACGCGTGCACCTCCAGCCGCACGCCGGGATCGCCGACGATGTGCTGGTACGGCTCCCCGTCCACGGCCCGGTACACCGTGCGGAGCACTTCGTGGCGCTCCACCACGTCCCGCACCGCCGCCTCCAGGGACTGCCGGTCGGGCACCCCGTCAAGGCGCAGCACCACGGGCGCGTTGTACGCGGACGACGGACCTTCGAGACGGTTCAGGAACCACAGCCGGTGCTGCGCGTATGAGAGGGGGATCACGGTTGCTGCTCCTCGGGAAGGGCGGGGGCGGGCGGGGGAACGGGCCGGGACGCGGGCGGTCAGCCATGCGCGGCGGCCGACAACTCCTCGATGTGGGCGGCGAGATCGCGCAGCCTCGGGTGGGCGTAGACGGCCTTCACCGGCAGCGCGACGGACAGCTCGGCACGGACCCGCGAGACCAGCTTGATGGCGAGCAGCGAGTGGCCGCCGAGCTTGAAGAAATTGTCGTCCGGGCCGATCGACGAGGCGCCCAGCACCTGCGCCCACACCCGCCCGATCAGCTCCTCGGCCCGCCCGTCGAGACCCGCACCCGGCGCCGGGTCACCCGCGGGCGCCCTCGCCTCGATCCGGGCCGGCAGCGCCGCCCGGTCCAGCTTGCCGCTGGGCGTCGTCGCGAACCGGTCCACGGCGACGAACGCGGACGGCACCATGTACGCGGGCAGCGCGGCCGCCACCGCCGTACGCAAGCCCTCGCCGTCCCCGCCCCGGTGGTAGGCGATCAGACACGGGGTGCCCCCGGCGTCCTCGCCGAGCACCACCGCGGCCTCGGTGGCCCCGGCCAGGCCGAGCGCGGCCTCGATCTCCTGCACCTCGATCCGGTGCCCGCGCAGCTTCACCTGCCCGTCGAGCCGCCCCAGGTGCACCAGGCGCCCGTCCGGCAGCAGCCGGCAGCGGTCCCCGGTCCGGTACATGCGCTCACCCGGCGCGCCGAACGGGTCGGCGACGAACCGCTGCGCGGACAGGTGCGGGCTGCGGCGGTAGCCCCGCGCGATCCGGGGACCGGCCAGATACAGTTCCCCGGCCCCGCCCGGCCCGACCGGCGCCAGGCGCTCGTCCAGCAGCCGCATCCGCAGTCCGGGGAGCACGGCGCCGATGTGCGGCTCGCCCGGCTCCTCGATCCAGCCGGCCGTCGCGTCGACCGTGCACTCGGTGGGCCCGTACACGTTCACCGCGCGCAGCAGCCCCGCCCGCCGGGCCGCCACCAGCCGGTCCCACAGCGCGGGGCCGATCGCCTCGCCGCCGACGAGCAGCGTCAGCGGGCGCGGGCCCCCGTCCGGGGTGAGCAGATCGAGCAGCGGCTCGGCGTGCGACGGCGTGATGTCGAGATCCGTGAGGCCCCGGTCGTCCACGAACGCGGCCAGCAGCGCCGGGTCGCGCCGGGTCTCCTCGTCGATCATCACCAGCGTGTCCCCGCGCGACAGACGCACCCACTGCTGCACCGACGCGTCGAACGACGGCGAGGCGTTCCAGCCGACGCGCCGGCCCTCGCCGCTCGCCGCGCCCTCGTCCTCCAGCTCCCGCAGCAGCAGCGCCGCCGAACCCCGCGCGATCTCCACACCCTTGGGCCGGCCCGTCGAGCCGGAGGTGTAGATGACGTACGCGAGGGCCCCCGGCCCCACCGGAACCGGCGCGAACGCCGCACCCCGGCCGGCGGCCAGTTCCCCGGCCGTGACCGTACGCGGCCCGGCCGGCACCGCGCCGGACCGGTCGGTGACCACCAGGTCGGCACCGGAGTCCGTCAGGAGCAGCCGCCGCCGCTCCTCGGGCAGCGCCGGGTCCACCGGCAGGTAGGCGGCGCCCGCCGTCAGCGTGCCGATGATCGCGGTGACCAGGTCGGCGCCGCGCGGCAGGCACAGCGCCACGACGCTCTCCGGACCGACGCCGAGACCGGCCAGGCCGGACGCGAACGCGGCGGCCCGCTCCCGCAGTTCGTCGAAGGACAGCTCCAGGTCGCCGGCGACCACGGCGGTGCGGTCACCGGGCACGGCGGCCAGCCGGGCCATCAGGTCGGCCGCGCCCGTCCCGGCGGAGGCACAGGTCTCGCAGGGGCAGCCGGCCGGGTGCGCGGCGGCGGTGGTGGTGGTCGGGCGCTCGGGGAGTACGGCGGTCATGGCGGCGCTCACTTTCCGTACAGGGTGGTGGAGGGGGCGGAGGCGGGCGAGCAGTCGGACAGCGGCACCGGCTCACCCATGGCGACGAGGATCTTCCGGTCCCCGGTGAACGCCTCGCGGCCGTGCGCGCAGAGGATGTTGTCGACGAGCATCACGTCACCGGCCTGCCAGCTCTCCCGTACGGTGACCGCCTGGTACGCGTCGTTGATGGCGTCCACCTCCGCGTCGGTCAGGGCGGTGCCGTCGCCGAGGTAGGTGTTGAACGGCAGCCCGTCCGTGCCGAACGTCTCGACCAGCACCTCACGGACGTCCTCGTCCAGGCTGCGGGCGTTCCAGAACGCGAAGTGGTTGAACCAGACGCGCTCGCCGGTCACCGGGTGCGTGATGATCGCCGACCGCCGCTGCCGGGTGCGCAGACTGTCCTCGTCCAGCCACTCGTAGCCGATGGCGTGCGCGTCGCAGTACTCCCGCACCCCGGCCGGCTCCTCCGAGGAGAACGCCTTGCGCCACGGCATCCCCGCCAGTTCCGAGTAGTTGCGCACCAGCAGCCAGCCGGCCTCCGCGAACCGCGCGGTCAGCTCCGGCGGCAGCAGGGCCAGCGCGGCCCGCATGTCCCCGACGGTGGTGGCGCCGCCGGTCTCGGGCGCGGTGACACAGCCGAAGAGCAGCACACCGGGGAAGTCCAGCGTGTAGCTGTTCTCGTTGTGCAGCCGGATCGGCTGGACGGCCGGCAGGTCCGTGGAGGAGAACACGCCCTCGCCGAAGTCGGTGCGCGGGGTCGCCTTCTCCTTGTACCCGGCCCGCTCCGCGACCAGCGCGTCCCGCGCCTCGGCGAACGTGGCCGCGTCCCGGACCGGCAGCCCGCGCAGCATCACCGCACCGGACCGGTGCAACTCCGCCTGGATCGCGGCCTGCTGGGCGTTCAGCCACGCGGTGGCCTCCGCCATGGAGCCGAACTCCGGCGTATGGACGATCACCGGCTTGCCGGGCTCCCGGACGGGAGCGATACCGGTGGCGGGCGGCTGGGCGAGAGCGGTCACGGTGGATTCCTCTTTCTCGGCTTGCTGGGGCGGGGTCGGAAGGGGGGAGGAGGAGGGGTTACGCGGACGCGGCGGCGGAGTCGCACAGGGCGTCCAGGACCGGATTCAGCCGGGCGAAGAAGCCGGCCAGGTCCTGCTGGAAGTAGAAGTGGTCGCCGGGCAGCACCTGCGGCACGACCTCGTGGCCCGTCACCAGCGACCAGCCGGCGAGCATCTCGGCCGGGACGATCGGGTCGGCGTCCCCGCCGAACACGGCGACCGGGCAGTCCAGCCGGGCGTCCGGGGCGGTGCACCGGTAGGCGTCGTCGATCGCGAAGTCCGCGCGGATCGACGGCAGGACGATCTCCCGCAGCTCCGGATCGTCCAGGATGCCGTCGTCGGTGCCGCCGCGCTCCTTGATGGCGGCGACCAACTGGTCGTCGTCCAGCAACTCCGGGTGCACGGGGCACTGGTTCGGCAGCACCGGGGCCCGGCACGCGGAGGCGACCAGCAGCCGAGGGGTCCGGCCGGCGGCCCGCAGGGCGCGTACCACCTCGAACGCGACCAGCGACCCCATGCTGTGCCCCAGCACCACCAGCTCACCGGTGTCGGCGGGCAGCGAGTCCACCACG comes from the Streptomyces sp. NBC_00525 genome and includes:
- a CDS encoding TauD/TfdA family dioxygenase, which produces MTALAQPPATGIAPVREPGKPVIVHTPEFGSMAEATAWLNAQQAAIQAELHRSGAVMLRGLPVRDAATFAEARDALVAERAGYKEKATPRTDFGEGVFSSTDLPAVQPIRLHNENSYTLDFPGVLLFGCVTAPETGGATTVGDMRAALALLPPELTARFAEAGWLLVRNYSELAGMPWRKAFSSEEPAGVREYCDAHAIGYEWLDEDSLRTRQRRSAIITHPVTGERVWFNHFAFWNARSLDEDVREVLVETFGTDGLPFNTYLGDGTALTDAEVDAINDAYQAVTVRESWQAGDVMLVDNILCAHGREAFTGDRKILVAMGEPVPLSDCSPASAPSTTLYGK
- a CDS encoding non-ribosomal peptide synthetase is translated as MTAVLPERPTTTTAAAHPAGCPCETCASAGTGAADLMARLAAVPGDRTAVVAGDLELSFDELRERAAAFASGLAGLGVGPESVVALCLPRGADLVTAIIGTLTAGAAYLPVDPALPEERRRLLLTDSGADLVVTDRSGAVPAGPRTVTAGELAAGRGAAFAPVPVGPGALAYVIYTSGSTGRPKGVEIARGSAALLLRELEDEGAASGEGRRVGWNASPSFDASVQQWVRLSRGDTLVMIDEETRRDPALLAAFVDDRGLTDLDITPSHAEPLLDLLTPDGGPRPLTLLVGGEAIGPALWDRLVAARRAGLLRAVNVYGPTECTVDATAGWIEEPGEPHIGAVLPGLRMRLLDERLAPVGPGGAGELYLAGPRIARGYRRSPHLSAQRFVADPFGAPGERMYRTGDRCRLLPDGRLVHLGRLDGQVKLRGHRIEVQEIEAALGLAGATEAAVVLGEDAGGTPCLIAYHRGGDGEGLRTAVAAALPAYMVPSAFVAVDRFATTPSGKLDRAALPARIEARAPAGDPAPGAGLDGRAEELIGRVWAQVLGASSIGPDDNFFKLGGHSLLAIKLVSRVRAELSVALPVKAVYAHPRLRDLAAHIEELSAAAHG
- a CDS encoding thioesterase II family protein; translated protein: MTSASPAPEDVVWDLPGDGPHRLSLLVLPHAGGNAHAYGGWREHLPADVRLLIGQYPGRGARYCEELPLSVDDLAQPVVDSLPADTGELVVLGHSMGSLVAFEVVRALRAAGRTPRLLVASACRAPVLPNQCPVHPELLDDDQLVAAIKERGGTDDGILDDPELREIVLPSIRADFAIDDAYRCTAPDARLDCPVAVFGGDADPIVPAEMLAGWSLVTGHEVVPQVLPGDHFYFQQDLAGFFARLNPVLDALCDSAAASA